A stretch of the Xylocopa sonorina isolate GNS202 chromosome 12, iyXylSono1_principal, whole genome shotgun sequence genome encodes the following:
- the LOC143429931 gene encoding uncharacterized protein LOC143429931, which yields MKVAFALLAALAMASPLYAYRLPASGSGELAKELQKMIDLVPLDKMLEITRTYAEQDREMKTVISVLKTDTLKQLVQDVESNPAFQKLINTVENLGLDIRSLINDYNNRIGLGPVAPSVVSNRAITGGIIGYIKDLGDVIPIQQIEALLQEELKNSQVFRDLLIALGAEDNANFYWSIYRNPHYLNLKQQVTQQGVSGLLFQEFFPILVFAASVMKFIFALLAILAVASPLYAYQLPATGSGALAKELQDFFDLVPLDEVWEVSKTYLAQDEQFRLTMDALRSNEMRELIVDIEARPQFKEMMNYMQIHGLDINSIVNDYNKIIGLAPIASLNVANSKITGGLSGYVSDIGKLIPQDKLEELFEHKRNTSKTFNDYLNTFLADDYVQFYLSIFTNSHFLKLQQDLVQVGIDGQIFEQAFPIFVVLSAVIV from the exons ATGAAGGTTGCTTTTGCACTATTGGCTGCTCTGGCCATGGCTAGCCCGCTCTACGCTTACCGCCTCCCAGCCTCGGGATCCGGCGAGCTGGCTAAGGAACTGCAAAAGATGATAGACTTGGTACCGCTTGATAAGATGTTAGAGATCACGAGGACCTACGCTGAGCAAGACAGAGAGATGAAGACGGTCATCAGCGTATTGAAAACCGACACGCTGAAACAATTAGTCCAGGACGTCGAGAGCAATCCTGCATTCCAGAAGCTGATAAACACGGTGGAAAACCTAGGCCTCGACATACGTAGCCTTATCAACGATTACAACAACAGAATAGGACTGGGTCCTGTTGCGCCTTCGGTTGTTTCAAATCGTGCGATCACCGGTGGAATCATTGGATACATCAAGGATTTAGGCGATGTGATTCCAATACAGCAGATAGAGGCCCTGCTCCAGGAAGAACTTAAAAACTCGCAAGTGTTCCGAGATCTTCTAATCGCGCTCGGAGCGGAAGACAATGCAAATTTCTATTGGTCCATTTACCGAAATCCCCATTATCTGAATCTGAAACAACAAGTCACACAGCAGGGCGTTAGTGGACTCCTCTTCCAAGAATTCTTCCCAATACTTGTGTTCGCTGCCTCCGTA ATGAAGTTCATTTTCGCGCTTTTGGCTATTCTGGCCGTGGCTAGCCCACTCTACGCTTACCAACTTCCAGCCACTGGATCTGGCGCGCTCGCTAAAGAGTTGCAAGATTTCTTCGACTTGGTACCATTGGACGAAGTGTGGGAAGTGTCAAAAACGTACTTGGCCCAGGACGAACAATTCCGGCTGACCATGGATGCATTGAGATCCAACGAAATGAGAGAGCTGATCGTAGACATCGAGGCTAGGCCACAATTCAAAGAGATGATGAACTACATGCAGATCCACGGTCTGGACATCAACAGCATTGTCAACGACTATAACAAAATTATAGGTCTGGCCCCTATCGCGTCTTTGAACGTTGCTAACAGTAAAATCACTGGCGGACTCTCGGGCTACGTCAGCGATATTGGCAAATTGATCCCACAGGATAAGCTAGAGGAACTGTTCGAGCATAAACGCAACACCTCAAAAACGTTCAACGATTACTTGAACACATTCCTGGCCGACGATTATGTGCAATTCTACTTGTCCATTTTCACGAATTCGCACTTCCTCAAGCTACAACAAGACCTCGTTCAGGTTGGCATAGACGGACAGATTTTCGAACAAGCTTTTCCCATCTTTGTTGTACTCTCTGCAGTCATCGTCTAA